TGTAGATAACGTTGTTAAAACGTTGGAAGATAGTATAAGTAATTCAATTGATTTAGTAGAAAGAAAAATAGATAATACTGAATTATGGTTCTTAAGAACACTAAAAGAGCAATTTAAAGAACCAAAATTTAAAGAACCTGATGGAACAAAGAAGAGTTTAATTGATGATAACAAAAAAGTTATACAAAAAGTTGAAGAAGACACTTATTCAGCTATCGATTATTTTTCATTTGAAAATCATTTCAGAGGCTCACGTAGTGCTATAAAAAAATCACAAGAGATATATATTGATTATTTTACAAATAAAGGTGAGATAATTGACTTGGGGTGCGGACGAGGAGAGTTTTTGGAATTATTGCAGGAAAAAGGTATTCAGGTAACAGGAGTTGACGCATATGCTGAATTTGTTGAATACTGTAAAGCTAAAGGACTTAATGCTATACAGGCAGATGCTATAACCTATATCAATAGTCTTGAAAATGATTCAATAGGCGGAATATTTGCATCACAATTGGTAGAACATTTAGAAACAAATCAATTAGTTCAACTGTGCCAAGATGCATATAAGAAATTAAAGTTTGGTGGTTATTTTATTTTAGAGACACCAAATCCAACTTCATTGTCAATATTCATGAATGCTTTTTATATTGATCCATCACATAATAAACCTGTACATCCTAAAACACTGGAATATTTTATGCAACAATCTGGATTTAAAGATATAGAAATAATATATACAGAGCAGAGCAAAGTGGGATATCAATTGCCATTGCTAAATGGGGAGAACATCAGTAACCTTAGCGAGTTTAATGATGGTATTAATTGTATTTCGAACATTATTTTTGGTAGTCAGGATTATGCTATTATCGCAAAAAAATAGAAAATCGAAATGATATACTAGAATAACAAATGATAGGAGTTAAGGATATGAAAATAGCGGTTGTGGGGCCTAGCCCTGTTCCATTTACTATAGGTGGTGCTGAAAATCTTATATGGGGATTGTGTAATACAATTAATCAAAAAACTCCCCATCAAGCTGAGCTTATAAAGTTACCATCAAAAGAGCTTGATTTTTGGAGTTTAATTGAGAATTACTATGCTTTTTATAACTTAGATTTGAATCACTTTGATTTAGTTATTTCAACAAAGTATCCCTCATGGATGGTGCGCCATAGAAATAGCATATGTTATATGGTTCATACCTTAAGGGGTTTATATGACACTTATCATTTTATGAAAATGCCAGATAATGTTGAAAAGGGAAATGAAAAAATCGACAAAATACTTAATTATATGGATAGTAACTCAAACCCTAATTCGTTAGATGAATTCTTTTCTATGTTATTTGATCTTAAAGATAATTCATTTGATGTACCCGCCGAGTACTTTGCGTTTCCAGCGCCATTTATACGTAAAATTATACATTATATGGACAGGTTTGGACTATCTCAACAAGGTGTAAGAAAAATATGTGCTATCTCTGAAACTGTTAAAAGAAGAAAGGAATATTATCCTCCAAACGCAGATGTAGAGGTAGTATACCCTCCTTCAACATTAACTGAATATACATCCGGAGAATATCAATACGTATTTATGATAAGCAGACTGGATGCTCCAAAACGTATTGATATGCTGATCGAGGCTATGAAATATGTTAAAAGCAATGTGAGATTACTTATTGCTGGAACTGGTCCTCAAGAAGCACAACTTAAAAAATTAGCAGCAGATGATAAAAGAATAGAATTTCTGGGATATGTTAATGATGAAGATGTAGAAAAATACTATTCAAATAGTTTAGTTATCCCTTATTTCCCTTATGATGAGGATTATGGCTTAATAACTATTGAAGCAATGCTACATAAAAAACCTGTAATAACTACAGTTGATGCGGGAGGGCCAACTGAATTTGTAATTAACAAAGAGACAGGATTTGTAACAAAATTTGATCCTAAAGCTATTGCTGAAAAAATTGATTATTTCGCAAATAATCCCTCTGAAGCCAAAAGAATGGGTATTAATGGGTATAATAAAGTTAAGAAAATGACTTGGGATAATATGGTATGTGAGTTGCTAAGTAATATTGATGACTTACCATTGAGATATGTAAATTCAGTACAGCATATAAATAAAAAAAGAAAGAAAATTACTGTTACTTCTACGTTCCCTATATATCCACCACAAGGAGGCGGCCA
The nucleotide sequence above comes from Variimorphobacter saccharofermentans. Encoded proteins:
- a CDS encoding class I SAM-dependent methyltransferase; protein product: MNKTSKKIEKIISEIEHTNISLKEHTDEKKTVSQVIDILLNKDQDRNSLDYNNQNINKNDIKHGFDMHELSLWKDKNNQLYKVDYYRSIYSNRRFLSKPIIFFKRVVRKVMRFLLEPIVNDQNEFNASVTASINALYNNTIVTESFMSNNQIELAKISSLQNNVDNIQTKIQELDLINNKLEVLNKINEQLQEYKLLSKQIDDLSMINNKLQEIVKLQNDEINILKDKVDEQVKINYNLEGKINEIDVDNVVKTLEDSISNSIDLVERKIDNTELWFLRTLKEQFKEPKFKEPDGTKKSLIDDNKKVIQKVEEDTYSAIDYFSFENHFRGSRSAIKKSQEIYIDYFTNKGEIIDLGCGRGEFLELLQEKGIQVTGVDAYAEFVEYCKAKGLNAIQADAITYINSLENDSIGGIFASQLVEHLETNQLVQLCQDAYKKLKFGGYFILETPNPTSLSIFMNAFYIDPSHNKPVHPKTLEYFMQQSGFKDIEIIYTEQSKVGYQLPLLNGENISNLSEFNDGINCISNIIFGSQDYAIIAKK
- a CDS encoding glycosyltransferase family 4 protein, with amino-acid sequence MKIAVVGPSPVPFTIGGAENLIWGLCNTINQKTPHQAELIKLPSKELDFWSLIENYYAFYNLDLNHFDLVISTKYPSWMVRHRNSICYMVHTLRGLYDTYHFMKMPDNVEKGNEKIDKILNYMDSNSNPNSLDEFFSMLFDLKDNSFDVPAEYFAFPAPFIRKIIHYMDRFGLSQQGVRKICAISETVKRRKEYYPPNADVEVVYPPSTLTEYTSGEYQYVFMISRLDAPKRIDMLIEAMKYVKSNVRLLIAGTGPQEAQLKKLAADDKRIEFLGYVNDEDVEKYYSNSLVIPYFPYDEDYGLITIEAMLHKKPVITTVDAGGPTEFVINKETGFVTKFDPKAIAEKIDYFANNPSEAKRMGINGYNKVKKMTWDNMVCELLSNIDDLPLRYVNSVQHINKKRKKITVTSTFPIYPPQGGGQVRTYQLYKNLSKKYDIDIISLTNEDQKRFNNMIANGLRENRIPKSGSHQRLEYEMEKKVGFVVSDIANLELISESASYCNELQNSIKNSEVIILSHPYLFNEAKKYIKDDQIIIYEAQDVEYLIKKEMLPKNETTKKLLQKLYSVEKECCEVSRFIMTCSEKDKKDLSELYNISLDKIIVVPNGVDCKATTFTSMEQRIENKKVLGLANEKIGLFMGSWHKPNLEAAEEIIKIAYKCPDVKFLLMGSQCAYFEKKKLPSNVGLLGVVGEETKSRIFSVVDFALNPMLSGSGTNLKMFDYISAGIPVITTEFGSRGIDSKDAIILAEINEMHITINNLDIHTLSKMVCKSRQYVESNFDWSKISSDLIIKLSEIIS